A genomic region of Arachis hypogaea cultivar Tifrunner chromosome 5, arahy.Tifrunner.gnm2.J5K5, whole genome shotgun sequence contains the following coding sequences:
- the LOC112800048 gene encoding homeobox-leucine zipper protein HDG5-like isoform X2 has protein sequence MRMSRLPPLKKLFLLNIKRKKEEAARMYGDCQVMSTMGGNVVVNSSETLFSSPIQNNSFTFMPTMHFHHSFPTMKEEDGILRGKEEIMESGSGSEQVEDKSGNEQETDQQQPQNKKKRYHRHTARQIHEMEALFKECQHPDDKQRLKLSHELGLKPRQVKFWFQNRRTQMKAQQDRAENVILRAENETLKNENYRLQASLRSVICPNCGGPGIMGADLGLDEQQLRIENARLREELERVCCLTSRYSGRPIQTMAPAPALMAPSLDLDMNIYPRHYVDPTIPPCTEMIPVPMLPPEASQFPEGGLLMEEEKSLAMDLAASSMAELVKMCHANEPLWIRGCDGDREVLNFEEHGRLFPWPLNLKHRTEASRDTAVVIMNSVTLVDAFLDANKWMELFPTIVSRAKTVQIISSNASGHASGSLQLMYAEFQVLSPLVSTRETHFLRYCQHNAEEGTWGIVDFPIDSFQQNLHPSYPRYCRRPSGCLIQDMPNGYSRVTWIEHAEVEEKPVHQIFSNYVYSGMAFGAQRWLGVLQRQCERVASLMARNISDLGVIHSPEARKNLMKLAQRMIRTFSLNMSTSSGQSWTAISDSPEDTVRITTRKITEPGQPNGVILGAVSTTWLPYSHTKVFDLLRDERHRSQMDALSNGNSLNEVAHIANGSHPGNCISLLRINVASNSSQNVELMLQESCTDQSGSVVVYTTIAVDSIQVAMSGEDPSCIALLPQGFIITPMPPSSNNSSSSEALINEHGCLLTVGLQILASTIPSAKLNLSSVTSITNHLCSTVHQIEASLCNTANNEPTTTTAPPKTVN, from the exons ATGAGAATGTCCC GTTTGCCTCCACTGAAGAAACTTTTTCTCCTCaacataaaaagaaagaaagaagaagcagcaagaaTGTATGGGGATTGCCAAGTAATGTCTACAATGGGAGGCAACGTAGTTGTAAACTCATCAGAAACACTTTTCTCTTCTCCGATCCAAAACAACAGCTTCACCTTCATGCCTACCATGCATTTTCATCACTCTTTTCCCACCATG AAGGAAGAAGACGGGATCTTGAGAGGGAAGGAAGAGATCATGGAGAGCGGTTCAGGGAGCGAACAAGTTGAAGACAAGTCAGGGAATGAGCAAGAGACTGATCAACAACAGCCTCAGAATAAGAAGAAACGTTACCACAGGCACACTGCACGCCAGATCCATGAGATGGAAGC tttgTTCAAGGAATGTCAACACCCGGATGATAAGCAACGGCTGAAACTTAGCCATGAACTCGGCCTTAAACCGCGCCAGGTTAAGTTCTGGTTCCAGAACCGCCGAACGCAGATGAAG GCACAACAAGATCGAGCTGAAAATGTGATTCTAAGAGCGGAGAATGAGACTCTAAAGAATGAGAATTATCGTCTACAAGCATCACTGCGTAGTGTTATATGTCCCAATTGTGGTGGTCCAGGAATAATGGGAGCTGATCTTGGCTTGGATGAACAACAACTTCGCATTGAAAATGCCAGGTTAAGAGAGGAG TTGGAACGTGTGTGCTGCCTGACATCAAGATACAGCGGGCGTCCAATCCAAACAATGGCACCAGCACCAGCACTGATGGCCCCATCACTGGACTTGGACATGAACATCTACCCAAGGCACTACGTTGATCCCACCATTCCCCCGTGCACCGAGATGATTCCTGTTCCAATGCTTCCCCCGGAAGCTTCTCAGTTCCCGGAGGGCGGTCTCTTAATGGAAGAGGAGAAGTCTCTGGCCATGGACCTTGCCGCCTCTTCCATGGCCGAGCTTGTCAAGATGTGCCATGCTAACGAGCCGCTTTGGATCCGTGGCTGCGACGGCGATAGGGAAGTTCTTAACTTTGAGGAGCACGGCAGGCTGTTCCCGTGGCCGTTGAATCTCAAGCACCGGACTGAAGCTAGCCGTGACACCGCTGTTGTCATCATGAATAGTGTCACTCTTGTTGATGCCTTCCTCGATGCT AACAAGTGGATGGAACTGTTTCCCACAATTGTTTCTAGAGCAAAAACGGTGCAAATAATATCTTCAAATGCTTCTGGCCATGCAAGCGGGTCTCTGCAGCTG ATGTATGCGGAATTCCAAGTTCTTTCTCCATTGGTATCGACTCGTGAGACTCATTTCCTTCGGTACTGTCAACATAACGCTGAGGAGGGAACGTGGGGCATTGTTGACTTCCCAATCGATAGCTTTCAGCAGAACCTGCACCCTTCTTATCCCAGATACTGCAGGCGACCCTCTGGCTGTCTCATTCAAGATATGCCAAATGGATATTCAAGGGTAACATGGATTGAGCATgcagaagtagaagagaaacccGTGCATCAGATATTCAGCAACTATGTTTACAGTGGTATGGCTTTTGGTGCACAGCGGTGGTTGGGTGTTTTGCAGAGACAATGTGAGAGGGTTGCAAGCCTCATGGCCAGAAACATTTCAGATCTTGGAGTGATACACTCACCAGAAGCTAGAAAGAACTTGATGAAACTTGCACAGAGGATGATACGAACGTTCAGCCTCAACATGAGCACGTCAAGTGGTCAATCATGGACTGCAATATCAGATTCCCCTGAAGATACCGTTAGAATCACCACCAGGAAGATCACAGAGCCTGGTCAACCCAACGGTGTCATTCTGGGTGCTGTTTCAACCACTTGGCTTCCCTATTCCCACACCAAGGTCTTCGATCTGTTACGCGATGAACGCCACAGATCTCAGATGGATGCTCTTTCCAATGGGAATTCACTCAATGAAGTTGCTCACATTGCAAATGGTTCCCATCCAGGAAACTGCATTTCCCTTCTCCGCATCAAT GTTGCGAGCAACTCATCGCAGAACGTGGAGCTAATGCTGCAAGAGAGCTGTACGGACCAATCAGGGAGTGTGGTGGTGTACACTACCATTGCTGTGGACTCCATTCAGGTAGCCATGAGCGGAGAGGATCCTTCATGCATTGCGCTTCTCCCACAAGGCTTCATTATAACGCCAATGCCGCCATCAAGCAACAACTCATCCTCTTCTGAAGCTCTTATCAATGAACATGGCTGCCTCCTCACCGTTGGCCTCCAGATTCTAGCTAGCACCATTCCCTCCGCCAAGCTCAACCTGTCCAGCGTCACCTCCATCACCAACCACCTCTGCAGCACCGTGCACCAGATCGAAGCCTCTCTTTGCAACACCGCCAACAATGAGCCaaccaccaccactgcacctcccaAAACAGTGAACTAA
- the LOC112800048 gene encoding homeobox-leucine zipper protein HDG5-like isoform X1 yields the protein MRMSRLPPLKKLFLLNIKRKKEEAARMYGDCQVMSTMGGNVVVNSSETLFSSPIQNNSFTFMPTMHFHHSFPTMEEDGILRGKEEIMESGSGSEQVEDKSGNEQETDQQQPQNKKKRYHRHTARQIHEMEALFKECQHPDDKQRLKLSHELGLKPRQVKFWFQNRRTQMKAQQDRAENVILRAENETLKNENYRLQASLRSVICPNCGGPGIMGADLGLDEQQLRIENARLREELERVCCLTSRYSGRPIQTMAPAPALMAPSLDLDMNIYPRHYVDPTIPPCTEMIPVPMLPPEASQFPEGGLLMEEEKSLAMDLAASSMAELVKMCHANEPLWIRGCDGDREVLNFEEHGRLFPWPLNLKHRTEASRDTAVVIMNSVTLVDAFLDANKWMELFPTIVSRAKTVQIISSNASGHASGSLQLMYAEFQVLSPLVSTRETHFLRYCQHNAEEGTWGIVDFPIDSFQQNLHPSYPRYCRRPSGCLIQDMPNGYSRVTWIEHAEVEEKPVHQIFSNYVYSGMAFGAQRWLGVLQRQCERVASLMARNISDLGVIHSPEARKNLMKLAQRMIRTFSLNMSTSSGQSWTAISDSPEDTVRITTRKITEPGQPNGVILGAVSTTWLPYSHTKVFDLLRDERHRSQMDALSNGNSLNEVAHIANGSHPGNCISLLRINVASNSSQNVELMLQESCTDQSGSVVVYTTIAVDSIQVAMSGEDPSCIALLPQGFIITPMPPSSNNSSSSEALINEHGCLLTVGLQILASTIPSAKLNLSSVTSITNHLCSTVHQIEASLCNTANNEPTTTTAPPKTVN from the exons ATGAGAATGTCCC GTTTGCCTCCACTGAAGAAACTTTTTCTCCTCaacataaaaagaaagaaagaagaagcagcaagaaTGTATGGGGATTGCCAAGTAATGTCTACAATGGGAGGCAACGTAGTTGTAAACTCATCAGAAACACTTTTCTCTTCTCCGATCCAAAACAACAGCTTCACCTTCATGCCTACCATGCATTTTCATCACTCTTTTCCCACCATG GAAGAAGACGGGATCTTGAGAGGGAAGGAAGAGATCATGGAGAGCGGTTCAGGGAGCGAACAAGTTGAAGACAAGTCAGGGAATGAGCAAGAGACTGATCAACAACAGCCTCAGAATAAGAAGAAACGTTACCACAGGCACACTGCACGCCAGATCCATGAGATGGAAGC tttgTTCAAGGAATGTCAACACCCGGATGATAAGCAACGGCTGAAACTTAGCCATGAACTCGGCCTTAAACCGCGCCAGGTTAAGTTCTGGTTCCAGAACCGCCGAACGCAGATGAAG GCACAACAAGATCGAGCTGAAAATGTGATTCTAAGAGCGGAGAATGAGACTCTAAAGAATGAGAATTATCGTCTACAAGCATCACTGCGTAGTGTTATATGTCCCAATTGTGGTGGTCCAGGAATAATGGGAGCTGATCTTGGCTTGGATGAACAACAACTTCGCATTGAAAATGCCAGGTTAAGAGAGGAG TTGGAACGTGTGTGCTGCCTGACATCAAGATACAGCGGGCGTCCAATCCAAACAATGGCACCAGCACCAGCACTGATGGCCCCATCACTGGACTTGGACATGAACATCTACCCAAGGCACTACGTTGATCCCACCATTCCCCCGTGCACCGAGATGATTCCTGTTCCAATGCTTCCCCCGGAAGCTTCTCAGTTCCCGGAGGGCGGTCTCTTAATGGAAGAGGAGAAGTCTCTGGCCATGGACCTTGCCGCCTCTTCCATGGCCGAGCTTGTCAAGATGTGCCATGCTAACGAGCCGCTTTGGATCCGTGGCTGCGACGGCGATAGGGAAGTTCTTAACTTTGAGGAGCACGGCAGGCTGTTCCCGTGGCCGTTGAATCTCAAGCACCGGACTGAAGCTAGCCGTGACACCGCTGTTGTCATCATGAATAGTGTCACTCTTGTTGATGCCTTCCTCGATGCT AACAAGTGGATGGAACTGTTTCCCACAATTGTTTCTAGAGCAAAAACGGTGCAAATAATATCTTCAAATGCTTCTGGCCATGCAAGCGGGTCTCTGCAGCTG ATGTATGCGGAATTCCAAGTTCTTTCTCCATTGGTATCGACTCGTGAGACTCATTTCCTTCGGTACTGTCAACATAACGCTGAGGAGGGAACGTGGGGCATTGTTGACTTCCCAATCGATAGCTTTCAGCAGAACCTGCACCCTTCTTATCCCAGATACTGCAGGCGACCCTCTGGCTGTCTCATTCAAGATATGCCAAATGGATATTCAAGGGTAACATGGATTGAGCATgcagaagtagaagagaaacccGTGCATCAGATATTCAGCAACTATGTTTACAGTGGTATGGCTTTTGGTGCACAGCGGTGGTTGGGTGTTTTGCAGAGACAATGTGAGAGGGTTGCAAGCCTCATGGCCAGAAACATTTCAGATCTTGGAGTGATACACTCACCAGAAGCTAGAAAGAACTTGATGAAACTTGCACAGAGGATGATACGAACGTTCAGCCTCAACATGAGCACGTCAAGTGGTCAATCATGGACTGCAATATCAGATTCCCCTGAAGATACCGTTAGAATCACCACCAGGAAGATCACAGAGCCTGGTCAACCCAACGGTGTCATTCTGGGTGCTGTTTCAACCACTTGGCTTCCCTATTCCCACACCAAGGTCTTCGATCTGTTACGCGATGAACGCCACAGATCTCAGATGGATGCTCTTTCCAATGGGAATTCACTCAATGAAGTTGCTCACATTGCAAATGGTTCCCATCCAGGAAACTGCATTTCCCTTCTCCGCATCAAT GTTGCGAGCAACTCATCGCAGAACGTGGAGCTAATGCTGCAAGAGAGCTGTACGGACCAATCAGGGAGTGTGGTGGTGTACACTACCATTGCTGTGGACTCCATTCAGGTAGCCATGAGCGGAGAGGATCCTTCATGCATTGCGCTTCTCCCACAAGGCTTCATTATAACGCCAATGCCGCCATCAAGCAACAACTCATCCTCTTCTGAAGCTCTTATCAATGAACATGGCTGCCTCCTCACCGTTGGCCTCCAGATTCTAGCTAGCACCATTCCCTCCGCCAAGCTCAACCTGTCCAGCGTCACCTCCATCACCAACCACCTCTGCAGCACCGTGCACCAGATCGAAGCCTCTCTTTGCAACACCGCCAACAATGAGCCaaccaccaccactgcacctcccaAAACAGTGAACTAA
- the LOC112800048 gene encoding homeobox-leucine zipper protein HDG5-like isoform X3, with product MYGDCQVMSTMGGNVVVNSSETLFSSPIQNNSFTFMPTMHFHHSFPTMKEEDGILRGKEEIMESGSGSEQVEDKSGNEQETDQQQPQNKKKRYHRHTARQIHEMEALFKECQHPDDKQRLKLSHELGLKPRQVKFWFQNRRTQMKAQQDRAENVILRAENETLKNENYRLQASLRSVICPNCGGPGIMGADLGLDEQQLRIENARLREELERVCCLTSRYSGRPIQTMAPAPALMAPSLDLDMNIYPRHYVDPTIPPCTEMIPVPMLPPEASQFPEGGLLMEEEKSLAMDLAASSMAELVKMCHANEPLWIRGCDGDREVLNFEEHGRLFPWPLNLKHRTEASRDTAVVIMNSVTLVDAFLDANKWMELFPTIVSRAKTVQIISSNASGHASGSLQLMYAEFQVLSPLVSTRETHFLRYCQHNAEEGTWGIVDFPIDSFQQNLHPSYPRYCRRPSGCLIQDMPNGYSRVTWIEHAEVEEKPVHQIFSNYVYSGMAFGAQRWLGVLQRQCERVASLMARNISDLGVIHSPEARKNLMKLAQRMIRTFSLNMSTSSGQSWTAISDSPEDTVRITTRKITEPGQPNGVILGAVSTTWLPYSHTKVFDLLRDERHRSQMDALSNGNSLNEVAHIANGSHPGNCISLLRINVASNSSQNVELMLQESCTDQSGSVVVYTTIAVDSIQVAMSGEDPSCIALLPQGFIITPMPPSSNNSSSSEALINEHGCLLTVGLQILASTIPSAKLNLSSVTSITNHLCSTVHQIEASLCNTANNEPTTTTAPPKTVN from the exons aTGTATGGGGATTGCCAAGTAATGTCTACAATGGGAGGCAACGTAGTTGTAAACTCATCAGAAACACTTTTCTCTTCTCCGATCCAAAACAACAGCTTCACCTTCATGCCTACCATGCATTTTCATCACTCTTTTCCCACCATG AAGGAAGAAGACGGGATCTTGAGAGGGAAGGAAGAGATCATGGAGAGCGGTTCAGGGAGCGAACAAGTTGAAGACAAGTCAGGGAATGAGCAAGAGACTGATCAACAACAGCCTCAGAATAAGAAGAAACGTTACCACAGGCACACTGCACGCCAGATCCATGAGATGGAAGC tttgTTCAAGGAATGTCAACACCCGGATGATAAGCAACGGCTGAAACTTAGCCATGAACTCGGCCTTAAACCGCGCCAGGTTAAGTTCTGGTTCCAGAACCGCCGAACGCAGATGAAG GCACAACAAGATCGAGCTGAAAATGTGATTCTAAGAGCGGAGAATGAGACTCTAAAGAATGAGAATTATCGTCTACAAGCATCACTGCGTAGTGTTATATGTCCCAATTGTGGTGGTCCAGGAATAATGGGAGCTGATCTTGGCTTGGATGAACAACAACTTCGCATTGAAAATGCCAGGTTAAGAGAGGAG TTGGAACGTGTGTGCTGCCTGACATCAAGATACAGCGGGCGTCCAATCCAAACAATGGCACCAGCACCAGCACTGATGGCCCCATCACTGGACTTGGACATGAACATCTACCCAAGGCACTACGTTGATCCCACCATTCCCCCGTGCACCGAGATGATTCCTGTTCCAATGCTTCCCCCGGAAGCTTCTCAGTTCCCGGAGGGCGGTCTCTTAATGGAAGAGGAGAAGTCTCTGGCCATGGACCTTGCCGCCTCTTCCATGGCCGAGCTTGTCAAGATGTGCCATGCTAACGAGCCGCTTTGGATCCGTGGCTGCGACGGCGATAGGGAAGTTCTTAACTTTGAGGAGCACGGCAGGCTGTTCCCGTGGCCGTTGAATCTCAAGCACCGGACTGAAGCTAGCCGTGACACCGCTGTTGTCATCATGAATAGTGTCACTCTTGTTGATGCCTTCCTCGATGCT AACAAGTGGATGGAACTGTTTCCCACAATTGTTTCTAGAGCAAAAACGGTGCAAATAATATCTTCAAATGCTTCTGGCCATGCAAGCGGGTCTCTGCAGCTG ATGTATGCGGAATTCCAAGTTCTTTCTCCATTGGTATCGACTCGTGAGACTCATTTCCTTCGGTACTGTCAACATAACGCTGAGGAGGGAACGTGGGGCATTGTTGACTTCCCAATCGATAGCTTTCAGCAGAACCTGCACCCTTCTTATCCCAGATACTGCAGGCGACCCTCTGGCTGTCTCATTCAAGATATGCCAAATGGATATTCAAGGGTAACATGGATTGAGCATgcagaagtagaagagaaacccGTGCATCAGATATTCAGCAACTATGTTTACAGTGGTATGGCTTTTGGTGCACAGCGGTGGTTGGGTGTTTTGCAGAGACAATGTGAGAGGGTTGCAAGCCTCATGGCCAGAAACATTTCAGATCTTGGAGTGATACACTCACCAGAAGCTAGAAAGAACTTGATGAAACTTGCACAGAGGATGATACGAACGTTCAGCCTCAACATGAGCACGTCAAGTGGTCAATCATGGACTGCAATATCAGATTCCCCTGAAGATACCGTTAGAATCACCACCAGGAAGATCACAGAGCCTGGTCAACCCAACGGTGTCATTCTGGGTGCTGTTTCAACCACTTGGCTTCCCTATTCCCACACCAAGGTCTTCGATCTGTTACGCGATGAACGCCACAGATCTCAGATGGATGCTCTTTCCAATGGGAATTCACTCAATGAAGTTGCTCACATTGCAAATGGTTCCCATCCAGGAAACTGCATTTCCCTTCTCCGCATCAAT GTTGCGAGCAACTCATCGCAGAACGTGGAGCTAATGCTGCAAGAGAGCTGTACGGACCAATCAGGGAGTGTGGTGGTGTACACTACCATTGCTGTGGACTCCATTCAGGTAGCCATGAGCGGAGAGGATCCTTCATGCATTGCGCTTCTCCCACAAGGCTTCATTATAACGCCAATGCCGCCATCAAGCAACAACTCATCCTCTTCTGAAGCTCTTATCAATGAACATGGCTGCCTCCTCACCGTTGGCCTCCAGATTCTAGCTAGCACCATTCCCTCCGCCAAGCTCAACCTGTCCAGCGTCACCTCCATCACCAACCACCTCTGCAGCACCGTGCACCAGATCGAAGCCTCTCTTTGCAACACCGCCAACAATGAGCCaaccaccaccactgcacctcccaAAACAGTGAACTAA
- the LOC112800048 gene encoding homeobox-leucine zipper protein HDG5-like isoform X4, translated as MYGDCQVMSTMGGNVVVNSSETLFSSPIQNNSFTFMPTMHFHHSFPTMEEDGILRGKEEIMESGSGSEQVEDKSGNEQETDQQQPQNKKKRYHRHTARQIHEMEALFKECQHPDDKQRLKLSHELGLKPRQVKFWFQNRRTQMKAQQDRAENVILRAENETLKNENYRLQASLRSVICPNCGGPGIMGADLGLDEQQLRIENARLREELERVCCLTSRYSGRPIQTMAPAPALMAPSLDLDMNIYPRHYVDPTIPPCTEMIPVPMLPPEASQFPEGGLLMEEEKSLAMDLAASSMAELVKMCHANEPLWIRGCDGDREVLNFEEHGRLFPWPLNLKHRTEASRDTAVVIMNSVTLVDAFLDANKWMELFPTIVSRAKTVQIISSNASGHASGSLQLMYAEFQVLSPLVSTRETHFLRYCQHNAEEGTWGIVDFPIDSFQQNLHPSYPRYCRRPSGCLIQDMPNGYSRVTWIEHAEVEEKPVHQIFSNYVYSGMAFGAQRWLGVLQRQCERVASLMARNISDLGVIHSPEARKNLMKLAQRMIRTFSLNMSTSSGQSWTAISDSPEDTVRITTRKITEPGQPNGVILGAVSTTWLPYSHTKVFDLLRDERHRSQMDALSNGNSLNEVAHIANGSHPGNCISLLRINVASNSSQNVELMLQESCTDQSGSVVVYTTIAVDSIQVAMSGEDPSCIALLPQGFIITPMPPSSNNSSSSEALINEHGCLLTVGLQILASTIPSAKLNLSSVTSITNHLCSTVHQIEASLCNTANNEPTTTTAPPKTVN; from the exons aTGTATGGGGATTGCCAAGTAATGTCTACAATGGGAGGCAACGTAGTTGTAAACTCATCAGAAACACTTTTCTCTTCTCCGATCCAAAACAACAGCTTCACCTTCATGCCTACCATGCATTTTCATCACTCTTTTCCCACCATG GAAGAAGACGGGATCTTGAGAGGGAAGGAAGAGATCATGGAGAGCGGTTCAGGGAGCGAACAAGTTGAAGACAAGTCAGGGAATGAGCAAGAGACTGATCAACAACAGCCTCAGAATAAGAAGAAACGTTACCACAGGCACACTGCACGCCAGATCCATGAGATGGAAGC tttgTTCAAGGAATGTCAACACCCGGATGATAAGCAACGGCTGAAACTTAGCCATGAACTCGGCCTTAAACCGCGCCAGGTTAAGTTCTGGTTCCAGAACCGCCGAACGCAGATGAAG GCACAACAAGATCGAGCTGAAAATGTGATTCTAAGAGCGGAGAATGAGACTCTAAAGAATGAGAATTATCGTCTACAAGCATCACTGCGTAGTGTTATATGTCCCAATTGTGGTGGTCCAGGAATAATGGGAGCTGATCTTGGCTTGGATGAACAACAACTTCGCATTGAAAATGCCAGGTTAAGAGAGGAG TTGGAACGTGTGTGCTGCCTGACATCAAGATACAGCGGGCGTCCAATCCAAACAATGGCACCAGCACCAGCACTGATGGCCCCATCACTGGACTTGGACATGAACATCTACCCAAGGCACTACGTTGATCCCACCATTCCCCCGTGCACCGAGATGATTCCTGTTCCAATGCTTCCCCCGGAAGCTTCTCAGTTCCCGGAGGGCGGTCTCTTAATGGAAGAGGAGAAGTCTCTGGCCATGGACCTTGCCGCCTCTTCCATGGCCGAGCTTGTCAAGATGTGCCATGCTAACGAGCCGCTTTGGATCCGTGGCTGCGACGGCGATAGGGAAGTTCTTAACTTTGAGGAGCACGGCAGGCTGTTCCCGTGGCCGTTGAATCTCAAGCACCGGACTGAAGCTAGCCGTGACACCGCTGTTGTCATCATGAATAGTGTCACTCTTGTTGATGCCTTCCTCGATGCT AACAAGTGGATGGAACTGTTTCCCACAATTGTTTCTAGAGCAAAAACGGTGCAAATAATATCTTCAAATGCTTCTGGCCATGCAAGCGGGTCTCTGCAGCTG ATGTATGCGGAATTCCAAGTTCTTTCTCCATTGGTATCGACTCGTGAGACTCATTTCCTTCGGTACTGTCAACATAACGCTGAGGAGGGAACGTGGGGCATTGTTGACTTCCCAATCGATAGCTTTCAGCAGAACCTGCACCCTTCTTATCCCAGATACTGCAGGCGACCCTCTGGCTGTCTCATTCAAGATATGCCAAATGGATATTCAAGGGTAACATGGATTGAGCATgcagaagtagaagagaaacccGTGCATCAGATATTCAGCAACTATGTTTACAGTGGTATGGCTTTTGGTGCACAGCGGTGGTTGGGTGTTTTGCAGAGACAATGTGAGAGGGTTGCAAGCCTCATGGCCAGAAACATTTCAGATCTTGGAGTGATACACTCACCAGAAGCTAGAAAGAACTTGATGAAACTTGCACAGAGGATGATACGAACGTTCAGCCTCAACATGAGCACGTCAAGTGGTCAATCATGGACTGCAATATCAGATTCCCCTGAAGATACCGTTAGAATCACCACCAGGAAGATCACAGAGCCTGGTCAACCCAACGGTGTCATTCTGGGTGCTGTTTCAACCACTTGGCTTCCCTATTCCCACACCAAGGTCTTCGATCTGTTACGCGATGAACGCCACAGATCTCAGATGGATGCTCTTTCCAATGGGAATTCACTCAATGAAGTTGCTCACATTGCAAATGGTTCCCATCCAGGAAACTGCATTTCCCTTCTCCGCATCAAT GTTGCGAGCAACTCATCGCAGAACGTGGAGCTAATGCTGCAAGAGAGCTGTACGGACCAATCAGGGAGTGTGGTGGTGTACACTACCATTGCTGTGGACTCCATTCAGGTAGCCATGAGCGGAGAGGATCCTTCATGCATTGCGCTTCTCCCACAAGGCTTCATTATAACGCCAATGCCGCCATCAAGCAACAACTCATCCTCTTCTGAAGCTCTTATCAATGAACATGGCTGCCTCCTCACCGTTGGCCTCCAGATTCTAGCTAGCACCATTCCCTCCGCCAAGCTCAACCTGTCCAGCGTCACCTCCATCACCAACCACCTCTGCAGCACCGTGCACCAGATCGAAGCCTCTCTTTGCAACACCGCCAACAATGAGCCaaccaccaccactgcacctcccaAAACAGTGAACTAA